From Nilaparvata lugens isolate BPH chromosome 7, ASM1435652v1, whole genome shotgun sequence, one genomic window encodes:
- the LOC120348864 gene encoding alpha-1,3/1,6-mannosyltransferase ALG2-like: MKNLKVTFLHPDLGIGGAERLVVDAALALHNKGHKVQFLTTHHDSSHCFKETKDGTLPVTVVGDWLPRSVFGRLYALCAYIRIIYAAFYLVLFSDSEPDVVFCDQISACIPILHLKFRNVLFYCHFPDQLLSTPGSFLKTLYRLPINWVEEFTTGCADKILVNSNFTRGVFKQTFKSLNQQPDILYPSINTQSFDQDVSYDINNLLTTPIRDDFNVILSINRYERKKNLMLAISSFNKLKNYMSESSYNKTCLIVAGGYDTRVSENIEHFLELKEYARELNLTEKVHFLRSPSDTEKLALLNRCNVLIYTPSNEHFGIVPLEAMYALKPVVAVNSGGPVETISNGENGFLCEPLPDDFATSLAKILEEKSLQDSLGKAGRERFKKNFSFEAFSEKLNQVIENLVN; this comes from the coding sequence atgaagaaCTTAAAAGTGACATTCCTTCATCCTGATCTTGGTATCGGTGGTGCTGAAAGACTTGTGGTAGATGCGGCATTAGCTCTGCATAACAAAGGACACAAAGTTCAATTCCTGACAACTCATCATGACTCCTCACATTGTTTCAAAGAAACAAAAGATGGAACTCTACCAGTGACGGTGGTTGGCGATTGGTTGCCTCGCTCCGTGTTTGGAAGGTTGTACGCACTGTGTGCTTACATTCGCATCATCTATGCTGCTTTCTACTTGGTGTTATTCAGTGATTCAGAACCTGACGTGGTATTCTGTGATCAGATTTCAGCATGCATTCCAATTCTCCACCTCAAGTttagaaatgttttattttactgTCATTTTCCTGATCAACTTCTCAGTACACCAGGAAGTTTTCTGAAAACATTGTATCGGTTACCTATCAATTGGGTTGAGGAATTCACTACTGGCTGTGCAGATAAAATACTAGTAAACAGTAATTTTACTAGAGGTGTGTTCAAACAGACATTTAAATCTTTGAATCAACAACCAGACATTCTCTATCCATCGATTAATACACAAAGTTTTGATCAAGACGTTTCTTACGATATCAACAACCTGTTGACTACACCAATAAGAGATGATTTCAATGTTATTCTCTCTATCAACCGTTACGAACGTAAGAAAAATTTGATGCTAGCCATATCgtcttttaataaattgaaaaactacatGTCTGAATCGTCTTATAATAAAACGTGTCTGATAGTTGCAGGAGGTTACGATACTAGGGTGTCTGAGAACATTGAGCATTTTTTGGAACTCAAAGAATACGCTAGAGAGTTAAATTTGACTGAAAAGGTACACTTTTTGCGATCACCGTCAGATACAGAAAAATTGGCCTTACTAAATAGATGTAACGTATTAATTTACACACCATCCAACGAGCATTTTGGAATAGTGCCCTTGGAGGCGATGTACGCTTTGAAACCTGTCGTTGCTGTTAATTCTGGAGGTCCAGTTGAAACTATATCGAATGGTGAGAATGGATTTCTCTGCGAGCCACTCCCGGATGATTTTGCCACATCACTCGCTAAAATTTTGGAAGAAAAGTCCCTTCAAGACAGCTTGGGAAAAGCTGGTAGAGAGAGGTTCAAGAAAAACTTCTCATTTGAAGCTTTCAGTGAAAAATTAAACCAAGTTATTGAAAACCTTGTTAATTAA
- the LOC120352310 gene encoding E3 ubiquitin-protein ligase XIAP-like, whose product MGVIGVESLSTLQAPRRTNNHLESFHARMLAAFGVNLDVCSFMRKLREVERSSFDDLQRIDRDDPQRVRRARSDNNANSDAIRMALRRLTRQEITLINFLTTVSHCADNLIERGFVQQYNGLQEAVVVDEEIIEWMLPVAGEEVVVAAENVRPPARRRRRRQQGVLQRPIEAQQQPHAAPRLSNCVICLNNECTHIALPCGHICMCEECAEQNLLHMNGQPRCPLCNIHCTHYQRVYLNFQ is encoded by the exons ATGGGGGTGATTGGCGTGGAGAGCCTCTCCACCTTGCAGGCACCTCGGAGGACTAATAATCACCTCGAAAGCTTCCACGCTAGGATGTTGGCTGCATTCGGCGTCAACCTGGATGTGTGCAGTTTTATGC gaaaattgaGAGAAGTTGAGAGATCATCATTTGATGATTTACAACGTATAGACAGAGACGATCCGCAACGTGTGCGTAGGGCTCGAAGTGACAACAACGCCAACTCTGATGCAATCAGGATGGCGCTGCGGCGATTAACGCGCCAGGAAATTACACTAATAAATTTCCTGACGACGGTGAGCCATTGTGCTGACAACCTGATAGAACGGGGATTTGTCCAACAGTACAATGGCCTCCAGGAAGCGGTCGTCGTTGACGAAGAAATAATTGAGTGGATGTTGCCAGTGGCAggagaggaggtggtggtggcaGCAGAAAATGTAAGGCCACCTGCCCGACGCCGCCGAAGAAGACAGCAGGGAGTCCTGCAGCGTCCCATCGAAGCCCAGCAGCAGCCACATGCAGCCCCACGGTTGAGCAATTGCGTGATTTGTTTGAACAATGAATGTACGCACATTGCTCTTCCGTGTGGGCACATTTGCATGTGCGAGGAATGTGCCGAGCAAAATCTATTGCACATGAACGGGCAGCCCCGTTGCCCACTATGCAACATACATTGTACACACTATCAGAGGGTGTACTTAAATTTTCAGTAA